A genomic segment from Luteolibacter rhizosphaerae encodes:
- a CDS encoding beta strand repeat-containing protein, which produces MILRPLPLSRLSLCLASLAIPPLMSSAHAASLHWDGGSTGPDAEGGAGTWSTATDVFNWDSAATAGSDVAWTDGSDAVFGGSGGAVTVSGTVSATSLNFAAAGYSTTGGTIALTGTPLIDVAGNDVTLGSVLSGSAAIRKTGTGTLTLSAYNTFSGQLTIEQGTVKTSGSGRMGGTTNGTVVLPGATFDVNGNYHEGELFTISGAGVNGAGAIVNTGPNNSEAVRQVALAGPATVGGTARWDIRRLSSVGFFTMGGHTLTKTGPASVHLVSITVGSPGNIDIQQGSFWVESSTSLGGSAANKMTVRSGAALRQWDNAVAQNWTADFEPGSSWIVDYRNSRWAGPVILNGATTFDMTREWNPIGVLTTSGVISGAGSLRKVGPGTLELAAANTYTGGTTVDAGTLVLNAAGFSGIGALRGPLTVNAGATLNLPVQDSLGYVGGLRVSELNINGGLVDLPLVENEGVPVANYNRVPALNFSGGMLRTNGGENAADAINYYLLANDGVLNSLPAADTAVLSGRLQLGTGVAIYRSHIHVEKGDAAEGLRIDAAITGSNPSSGFRKDGDGLMVLNGPAVYPGLTQVEDGTLLLGQDGELPASTLQVEDGGGFGVKTPGKTLAAITAQDGSTLILPAVADATTTVSGALDLTSGSIAIAPVLGADTAAGTYDLITAGSITGSGIPVLDLSAAYGPTRASGSVAVNGNKLQLTVTGTGADLLWNNASAGGVANGTWNATLANFSSGTGNEAFQAFDSVTFPDGAGGTRTIALEGLLAPARLTVDNSATNYVFSSSGALAGAGSLVKTGSGTLTLAGPNSYTMTGPITAAGGVLDFGHKTITAAGLTLAGGQFNNATARLAAIDLQAGSSNARLISTAPWRKTTAGDVSLTNANAMSAPGSVEAGTLFVGNPAAPDTTATLGGSALIGIATGARVVYSHGEGTPVMPHSFSGGGELHLVGVKSSTNVLTQFQLTGDNRAHTGPLTLTNARITAENGTEIGSGPLRIDGRASVTIKNRTLANAIDVAAGGTWSNGSGASAGLSLTNVTLSGPITVRDGMTFSFSSAASSRNAISGPIAGVGPAGLLYFSGSSNSEMLISGATGYTGFIATAGTGSTLRLNGSTAATTVTVGSNTALAGSGTIGSGGALTFNNLGTLKTGMAGSALTVNGDVTLAASTKVALEPGPGTVLDGPVTILNYTGTLNGTTANLAMDTPAHYRKAVFAIEPGRITLDVGVKELDWKGSSGAAWQLQGQPVWSSGISSVIFCRGDHVRFADRVGLNVITIGGTSAVQPSSVLVNNSLSEYRIPNIIEGGATFTKAGNGKLVRSGISTYSGGTTVNGGVLDASAQSLGTGPVLVNAGGTLAGDAVIPGAVTIHGTVDPASSVAIYPPVIQTGPLVLTGTYRCQLDTTTNDRLTVTGDLNLTGSTLVVEPVFNSASAPENFTIASYTGNLTGSFATVSGMPAGYALKVQPEQKRIVIALSVVADWAAGYPGLADTTPDGDPDRDGMTNLMEYTLAGDPGVPDASKLPLQTLTEDSLIIRYRRNDLSRDTTTQTIQWGSSLGTWSEIPVTLASSPNVQVVENGSAPDDITVTIPRVPGKMFARLKVVEK; this is translated from the coding sequence CGCCTACAATACATTCTCCGGACAGCTCACCATCGAGCAAGGCACGGTGAAGACCTCTGGCAGCGGCCGCATGGGAGGCACCACGAATGGCACCGTGGTGCTGCCGGGTGCCACCTTCGACGTGAATGGAAACTACCACGAGGGCGAACTCTTCACCATCTCCGGCGCCGGTGTGAACGGCGCGGGCGCGATCGTGAACACCGGCCCTAACAATTCCGAGGCGGTGCGGCAGGTGGCACTGGCCGGGCCAGCCACCGTGGGCGGCACCGCCCGCTGGGATATCCGCCGGCTGAGCAGTGTGGGCTTCTTCACCATGGGTGGCCACACGCTCACGAAGACCGGGCCCGCAAGCGTCCATCTCGTAAGCATCACCGTGGGTAGCCCGGGGAATATCGATATCCAGCAGGGCAGCTTCTGGGTGGAGTCCAGCACCTCGCTGGGCGGCAGCGCCGCGAACAAGATGACCGTGCGCAGCGGCGCCGCCCTCAGGCAGTGGGATAACGCGGTGGCCCAGAATTGGACTGCGGACTTCGAGCCCGGGAGCAGTTGGATCGTGGATTACCGGAACTCCCGTTGGGCTGGTCCCGTCATCCTGAACGGCGCGACCACCTTCGACATGACCCGGGAGTGGAACCCCATCGGAGTGCTCACCACGAGCGGCGTGATCAGCGGCGCAGGCTCGCTGCGCAAGGTCGGCCCCGGCACCTTGGAACTCGCCGCGGCGAATACCTATACCGGCGGTACCACCGTGGATGCGGGCACGCTGGTGCTGAATGCCGCGGGCTTCTCCGGTATCGGCGCGCTGCGCGGGCCGCTCACGGTGAATGCCGGTGCCACGCTCAACCTGCCGGTGCAGGATTCGCTCGGCTACGTGGGCGGCCTGCGGGTCAGCGAGCTGAATATCAACGGCGGCCTGGTGGACCTGCCCCTGGTGGAGAACGAAGGCGTGCCGGTGGCGAACTACAACCGCGTCCCGGCCCTGAACTTCAGCGGCGGCATGCTCCGCACCAATGGCGGCGAGAATGCCGCCGACGCCATCAACTACTACCTGCTGGCGAATGACGGCGTGCTGAACAGCCTGCCCGCAGCGGACACCGCGGTGCTCTCCGGTCGCCTGCAACTGGGCACGGGCGTTGCGATCTACCGCTCGCACATCCATGTGGAAAAGGGTGATGCCGCCGAGGGCCTGCGCATCGATGCCGCCATCACCGGCAGCAATCCTTCCTCCGGCTTCCGCAAGGATGGCGATGGCCTGATGGTGCTGAACGGCCCGGCCGTCTATCCGGGCCTGACGCAGGTGGAGGATGGCACGCTTCTGTTAGGCCAAGATGGCGAGCTGCCCGCATCCACGCTGCAGGTGGAGGATGGTGGCGGCTTCGGCGTGAAGACACCGGGCAAGACCTTGGCCGCCATCACGGCGCAGGATGGCAGCACGCTGATCCTCCCGGCCGTGGCGGACGCCACCACCACGGTGAGCGGCGCACTGGATCTCACCAGCGGCAGCATCGCCATCGCCCCGGTGCTGGGTGCGGATACCGCGGCGGGCACGTACGATCTCATCACGGCGGGCAGCATCACCGGCAGCGGCATCCCGGTGCTGGATCTCTCCGCCGCCTACGGCCCCACCCGCGCCAGCGGCAGCGTGGCGGTGAATGGCAACAAGCTGCAGCTCACCGTGACCGGCACCGGCGCGGATCTGCTCTGGAACAATGCCTCCGCCGGCGGCGTGGCGAATGGCACCTGGAATGCCACACTGGCGAACTTCTCCAGCGGCACGGGCAACGAGGCCTTCCAAGCCTTCGACTCCGTGACCTTCCCGGATGGCGCGGGCGGCACGCGGACCATCGCGCTGGAAGGCCTGCTCGCCCCGGCACGGCTCACGGTGGATAACTCCGCCACGAACTATGTCTTCAGCTCCAGCGGCGCGCTGGCGGGCGCGGGCTCGCTGGTGAAGACCGGCAGCGGCACTCTCACCCTGGCCGGGCCTAACAGCTACACGATGACCGGCCCCATCACCGCCGCGGGCGGGGTGCTGGACTTCGGGCACAAGACGATCACCGCCGCCGGTCTCACGCTGGCAGGCGGGCAATTCAACAACGCCACGGCGCGGCTCGCCGCGATCGACCTGCAGGCCGGCAGCAGCAATGCACGCCTGATCTCCACCGCCCCCTGGCGGAAGACGACAGCCGGCGACGTGAGCCTGACCAATGCCAACGCGATGAGCGCGCCTGGTAGCGTGGAGGCGGGCACCCTCTTCGTGGGGAATCCCGCCGCACCGGACACCACCGCCACGCTCGGCGGTAGCGCACTGATCGGGATCGCGACCGGCGCCCGCGTGGTCTACAGCCACGGCGAGGGCACCCCGGTGATGCCGCACTCCTTCAGCGGCGGCGGCGAATTGCACCTCGTGGGGGTGAAGAGTTCGACCAACGTCCTCACGCAGTTCCAGCTTACCGGGGATAACCGCGCCCATACCGGCCCGCTGACGCTGACGAATGCGCGGATCACGGCGGAGAACGGCACGGAGATCGGCAGCGGTCCGCTGCGGATTGATGGCCGCGCCTCCGTCACGATCAAGAATCGCACGCTGGCAAACGCCATCGACGTGGCGGCCGGCGGGACCTGGAGCAATGGCTCCGGGGCCAGCGCGGGACTCAGCCTCACCAATGTCACGCTGAGCGGCCCGATCACGGTGCGGGACGGCATGACCTTCTCGTTCAGCTCCGCGGCTTCGTCGCGGAATGCGATCAGCGGCCCGATCGCGGGCGTGGGGCCGGCAGGCTTGCTCTACTTCAGCGGCAGCAGTAACAGCGAGATGCTGATCTCCGGCGCGACCGGCTACACGGGATTCATCGCGACCGCCGGGACGGGCTCGACACTGCGGTTGAACGGCAGCACGGCTGCTACGACAGTTACCGTAGGTAGCAATACCGCGCTCGCGGGCAGCGGCACGATCGGCAGCGGCGGCGCGCTCACGTTCAACAACCTTGGGACCCTCAAGACGGGCATGGCTGGCAGCGCCCTGACGGTGAATGGGGATGTGACTCTGGCCGCCTCGACCAAGGTCGCCCTGGAGCCCGGCCCGGGTACCGTGCTGGACGGACCGGTCACGATCCTGAACTACACCGGCACGCTCAACGGCACCACGGCGAACCTGGCCATGGATACCCCGGCCCATTACCGCAAGGCGGTATTCGCCATCGAACCCGGAAGGATCACCCTGGATGTGGGTGTGAAGGAGCTGGACTGGAAAGGCAGTTCCGGTGCCGCGTGGCAGTTGCAGGGGCAGCCGGTCTGGTCGAGCGGCATCAGCAGCGTGATCTTTTGCCGCGGAGATCATGTCCGCTTCGCGGACCGGGTGGGACTCAATGTCATCACCATCGGCGGGACTTCGGCGGTCCAGCCCTCTTCGGTCCTGGTGAATAACAGCCTGTCCGAATACCGGATCCCGAACATCATCGAAGGCGGTGCCACCTTCACGAAGGCTGGCAATGGCAAGCTGGTGCGCTCCGGCATCAGCACCTACAGCGGCGGCACCACCGTGAATGGCGGCGTGCTGGATGCCAGCGCCCAATCGCTGGGCACCGGCCCCGTGCTGGTGAATGCCGGCGGCACGCTGGCTGGAGATGCGGTCATCCCGGGAGCGGTCACCATCCATGGCACGGTGGATCCCGCTTCATCCGTCGCGATCTATCCTCCCGTTATCCAGACCGGCCCGCTCGTGCTGACCGGCACCTACCGCTGCCAGCTGGACACGACCACGAATGACCGCCTGACCGTCACGGGCGATTTGAACCTCACCGGTTCGACCTTGGTGGTGGAGCCCGTCTTCAATTCCGCCAGCGCGCCGGAGAATTTCACCATCGCCAGCTACACCGGAAATCTCACCGGCAGCTTCGCCACCGTCAGCGGCATGCCGGCCGGATACGCACTGAAAGTCCAGCCGGAGCAGAAGCGCATCGTGATCGCGCTCAGCGTCGTCGCGGATTGGGCCGCGGGCTATCCCGGCCTGGCCGACACCACTCCCGATGGCGACCCGGATCGCGACGGGATGACGAACCTCATGGAATACACGCTGGCCGGCGACCCCGGCGTGCCGGACGCCTCCAAGCTACCGCTGCAGACGCTCACGGAAGATTCGCTGATCATCCGCTACAGGCGGAACGATCTCTCCAGGGATACCACCACGCAGACCATCCAGTGGGGCAGCAGCCTGGGCACATGGAGCGAGATCCCCGTGACCCTCGCCAGCTCCCCGAACGTGCAAGTGGTGGAGAACGGCAGCGCGCCGGATGACATCACCGTGACCATCCCCCGCGTCCCCGGGAAGATGTTCGCCCGCTTGAAGGTCGTGGAGAAGTGA
- the truA gene encoding tRNA pseudouridine(38-40) synthase TruA, translating into MRLKLTIAYDGRTLAGWQSQPEGNTVQDFIEKAIAETAKQPVRLHGSGRTDAGVHALGQIAHFEAPEELTMNPFNWVPALNTKLPHCIRIMSCEEVPAEFHARYGATGKTYRYDISTEPVLTPFRAGLAWHLPRQLDPYTLREALDLFIGRHDFEAFGAKRGYETEETSYVRTVTAVELAPLEWGWRITYSGDGFLYKMVRLLTGTAIQAAQGRIGLAQVAGYLDQAKGLPGGKSPFCAPPDGLFLERVEYGEVTHR; encoded by the coding sequence GTGCGCTTGAAATTGACGATCGCTTACGATGGCCGGACGCTCGCGGGCTGGCAGTCGCAGCCGGAGGGGAATACGGTCCAGGACTTCATCGAGAAGGCGATCGCGGAGACGGCGAAGCAGCCGGTGCGCCTGCACGGCTCCGGTCGCACGGATGCCGGGGTGCACGCGCTGGGGCAGATCGCGCACTTCGAGGCGCCGGAGGAGCTGACGATGAATCCCTTCAACTGGGTGCCGGCGCTGAATACGAAGCTGCCGCACTGCATCCGCATCATGAGCTGCGAGGAGGTGCCGGCGGAGTTCCACGCGCGCTACGGGGCCACGGGGAAGACCTATCGCTACGACATCTCCACGGAGCCGGTGCTCACGCCCTTCCGCGCAGGGCTGGCCTGGCACCTGCCGCGGCAGCTGGATCCCTACACGCTGCGGGAGGCGCTGGACCTTTTCATCGGGCGGCACGACTTCGAGGCCTTCGGCGCGAAGCGTGGTTACGAGACGGAGGAGACGAGCTACGTGCGCACGGTGACAGCGGTGGAGCTCGCTCCGCTGGAGTGGGGCTGGCGGATCACTTACTCCGGCGATGGCTTCCTGTACAAAATGGTGCGGCTTCTAACAGGCACGGCGATCCAAGCCGCGCAGGGACGCATCGGCCTGGCGCAGGTGGCGGGGTATCTGGATCAGGCGAAGGGCTTGCCCGGCGGCAAGTCGCCCTTCTGTGCGCCGCCGGATGGTTTGTTTTTGGAAAGGGTGGAGTATGGGGAAGTAACCCATCGCTGA
- a CDS encoding pyridoxamine 5'-phosphate oxidase family protein — MDSINRNQPEENRADLDDIQAVDKIRELVEKAETCFFTTAVAKGESSGSRPMNVLQTDAAGHLWLLSASDSHKNLEIESDPRVVLHFQGSKYSDFLLLTGTARITRDAAKIRDLWNPLLKTWFTEGENDPRITVIEFVPESGYYWDTKHGNAIAGLKVVAGALLGKTLDDSIEGKLRV, encoded by the coding sequence ATGGACTCGATCAACCGCAATCAACCCGAGGAGAACCGCGCCGATCTGGATGACATCCAAGCGGTGGATAAGATCCGCGAACTGGTGGAAAAGGCGGAGACCTGCTTCTTCACCACGGCGGTGGCGAAGGGCGAGTCCTCCGGCTCCCGTCCGATGAACGTGCTGCAGACGGATGCGGCGGGTCACCTGTGGTTGCTGAGCGCGAGCGATAGCCACAAGAACCTGGAGATCGAGAGCGACCCGCGGGTAGTTCTGCATTTCCAGGGCTCGAAGTATTCGGACTTCCTGCTGCTGACCGGCACGGCCCGGATCACGCGGGATGCGGCGAAGATCCGGGATCTGTGGAACCCGCTGCTGAAGACCTGGTTCACGGAGGGGGAGAACGATCCGCGCATCACGGTGATCGAGTTCGTGCCGGAGAGCGGCTACTACTGGGACACCAAGCACGGCAATGCGATCGCCGGGCTGAAGGTGGTGGCGGGTGCGCTGCTCGGGAAGACGCTCGATGACTCGATCGAGGGGAAGCTGCGGGTATAG
- a CDS encoding phospholipase D-like domain-containing protein gives MSRHRDQLLTIGLTAAASAALTIFVRNFISGEKKIKHRIAQRYGISDPQFERSMSQLLGPPILPGNKVTPLYNGVEIFPAMLAAIASAERSICFETFVYWSGRVADIFADALAKKAREGVRVNVLLDGVGCNCVNGDAIRRMVDAGVELEVFHLGNFARTNERTHRKLLIIDGHLGFTGGVGIADEWEGDARNENEFRDTQYRVEGPVVAQMQAAFLDNWMRTRAEVLHGEAYFPQLREAGELHCQMFKSSPMEGSESARLMYLLSIAAAEKNIRVGNAYFLPDDLTTQTLLEAVERGVSVEILVPGEWNDSKTVRLAGRQRIGQLLEGGVRVYEYEPTMYHCKNMMIDGLWTSVGSANFDNRSFRINAEANLNVINRDFTATAVQVFRQDLQRAREFTLQDWHDRSPAEKIAGSAATLLRSQL, from the coding sequence ATGTCCCGGCACCGCGACCAACTCCTCACCATCGGTCTCACCGCCGCCGCCTCCGCGGCGCTCACCATCTTCGTGCGGAACTTCATTTCCGGGGAGAAGAAGATCAAGCACCGCATCGCCCAGCGCTACGGCATTTCGGACCCGCAGTTCGAGCGCTCCATGAGCCAGCTCCTCGGCCCGCCGATCCTTCCCGGGAACAAGGTCACGCCGCTCTACAATGGCGTGGAGATCTTCCCCGCCATGCTCGCCGCCATCGCCTCCGCGGAGCGCAGCATCTGCTTCGAGACCTTTGTCTACTGGTCCGGCCGCGTCGCCGATATCTTCGCCGATGCGCTGGCGAAGAAAGCCCGCGAGGGCGTGCGCGTGAACGTGCTGCTCGATGGTGTGGGCTGCAATTGCGTGAATGGCGACGCCATCCGCCGCATGGTCGATGCCGGGGTGGAGCTGGAGGTCTTCCACCTCGGGAACTTCGCCCGCACCAACGAGCGCACCCACCGCAAGCTCCTCATCATCGATGGTCACCTCGGCTTCACCGGCGGCGTCGGCATCGCGGATGAATGGGAAGGCGATGCGCGGAACGAGAACGAATTCCGCGATACCCAGTACCGCGTCGAGGGGCCCGTGGTCGCGCAAATGCAGGCCGCCTTCCTGGACAACTGGATGCGCACCCGCGCCGAGGTCCTGCACGGCGAGGCCTACTTCCCCCAGCTGCGGGAGGCCGGGGAGCTGCATTGCCAGATGTTCAAGAGTTCCCCCATGGAAGGCAGCGAGAGCGCGCGCCTGATGTACCTGCTCTCCATCGCCGCCGCGGAGAAGAACATCCGCGTGGGGAATGCCTACTTCCTGCCGGATGACCTGACCACGCAGACTCTGTTAGAAGCCGTCGAGCGCGGCGTGAGCGTGGAGATCCTGGTCCCCGGCGAGTGGAACGACTCGAAGACCGTCCGCCTCGCCGGGCGTCAGCGCATCGGCCAGCTGCTGGAGGGCGGCGTGCGCGTCTACGAGTACGAGCCCACCATGTACCACTGCAAGAACATGATGATCGACGGCCTCTGGACCTCCGTCGGCTCCGCGAACTTCGACAACCGCTCCTTCCGCATCAATGCCGAGGCGAACCTGAACGTCATCAACCGCGACTTCACCGCCACCGCCGTGCAGGTCTTCCGGCAAGACCTCCAGCGCGCCCGTGAATTCACCCTGCAGGACTGGCACGACCGCTCCCCCGCCGAGAAAATCGCCGGCAGCGCCGCCACCCTGCTACGCTCGCAGTTGTAG
- a CDS encoding DoxX family protein translates to MPSGNPSRPLLDPSRSRTILGIVFVLAGINHFRVPALYESMIPPYLPWPSALNLISGAAEILGGLGILVPAFRRPAAWGLIALLVAVFPANLHMALHGLPGKDISPWILWLRLPFQAVFIYWVYRSCLSGADDPAAKPA, encoded by the coding sequence GTGCCCTCCGGGAATCCCAGCCGCCCTCTCCTCGATCCATCGCGATCCCGCACGATCCTGGGCATCGTCTTCGTGCTCGCCGGCATCAACCATTTCCGCGTGCCGGCGCTCTATGAATCGATGATCCCGCCCTACCTCCCCTGGCCCTCCGCGCTGAATCTCATCTCAGGCGCGGCGGAGATCCTCGGCGGACTCGGCATCCTGGTCCCCGCATTCAGGAGACCCGCCGCATGGGGCCTGATCGCCCTGCTCGTCGCGGTCTTCCCGGCCAATCTGCACATGGCCCTCCACGGCCTTCCGGGAAAGGACATCTCCCCATGGATCCTCTGGCTCAGGCTCCCTTTCCAGGCCGTGTTCATCTACTGGGTTTACCGTAGCTGCCTGTCGGGCGCCGATGATCCCGCTGCCAAGCCAGCGTGA
- a CDS encoding App1 family protein, which translates to MPSENHILRLLHRAAVSVEHAWDRTRYRASAATGRSDPRQIVAYQGHADRAAIHLSGRVLSNKPSGGPLDDDTWWDNLANTWRRWESDEVPYAPVRLRFRDQQQDLSADEEGYYHARFPLPADPAPDRLTWLEAHARTGREGHESEIHATHRIMLVPRDAAYGIISDLDDTVVHTGITSLLLAAKLTFLENAKTRKPLDGVAKLYEALQRGHAAHPLNPIFYISSSPWNLHDLLVDFLRLNEIPSGPLLLRDLGVDETKFIKEKGHGHKQRKALDLLDAYPELPFILIGDSGQEDPAIYAEIAARHPQRIRAIYIRDVDPEHDSTHDTAVYRACERAQAHDVPMILAKDSLAISRHAESLGLIPPAALGEVITEVHKDQERPGTGEQAVMDAVASIVPE; encoded by the coding sequence GTGCCGTCCGAGAATCACATCCTCCGCCTCCTCCACCGCGCCGCGGTCTCGGTGGAGCACGCATGGGATCGCACCCGCTACCGCGCCAGCGCCGCCACCGGCCGCAGCGATCCCCGCCAGATCGTCGCCTACCAGGGCCATGCCGATCGCGCTGCCATCCACCTCAGCGGGCGCGTGCTCTCGAACAAGCCGAGCGGTGGCCCGCTCGATGACGACACCTGGTGGGACAATCTCGCGAATACCTGGCGACGCTGGGAGAGCGATGAAGTGCCCTACGCGCCCGTCCGCCTCCGCTTCCGCGATCAGCAGCAGGACCTGAGCGCGGATGAAGAAGGCTACTACCACGCCCGCTTCCCTCTCCCCGCCGATCCAGCACCGGATCGCCTCACCTGGCTGGAGGCCCATGCCCGCACCGGCCGCGAGGGCCACGAAAGCGAGATCCACGCCACGCACCGCATCATGCTCGTCCCGCGGGATGCCGCGTATGGCATCATCAGCGACCTGGACGACACCGTGGTACACACCGGCATCACCAGCCTGCTGCTCGCCGCGAAGCTCACCTTCCTGGAGAATGCGAAGACCCGCAAGCCGCTCGATGGCGTGGCCAAGCTCTACGAGGCCCTGCAGCGCGGCCACGCCGCCCACCCGCTCAATCCCATCTTCTACATCTCCAGCTCGCCCTGGAACCTGCACGACCTCCTCGTCGATTTCCTGCGCCTGAACGAGATCCCCTCCGGCCCCCTGCTCCTGCGCGATCTCGGCGTGGATGAGACCAAATTCATCAAGGAAAAGGGCCACGGCCACAAGCAGCGCAAGGCGCTCGATCTGTTAGACGCTTACCCGGAGCTGCCCTTCATCCTCATCGGCGATTCCGGGCAGGAGGATCCCGCCATCTACGCGGAGATCGCCGCGCGACACCCGCAGCGCATCCGCGCCATCTACATCCGCGATGTCGATCCCGAGCACGATAGCACCCACGACACCGCCGTGTACCGCGCCTGCGAGCGCGCCCAAGCCCACGACGTGCCGATGATCCTGGCGAAGGACAGCCTAGCCATCTCCCGCCATGCCGAATCGCTCGGCCTCATCCCGCCCGCCGCCTTGGGAGAAGTCATCACCGAAGTCCACAAGGACCAGGAACGCCCCGGCACCGGCGAGCAAGCCGTCATGGACGCCGTCGCCTCCATCGTCCCGGAGTGA
- the cls gene encoding cardiolipin synthase — protein sequence MKNPYPLIKNALAERYPRLAVMARYVRMRRKRFVALFLFVAHTAGALTSVQALMNVRTAQGATAWVVALNTFPYVAVPAYWVFGRTKFQGYVSERRGSDTKSDSVVAGLRDRVQQAGYLGGARGNSSDRLLERLAKLPATTANDVQLLRNSEEIFPSIFEGIDQAKDYVLVQFYIVRDDELGQKLKDHLISARGRGVRVHFLYDEIGSYGMPDKYAAEMKKSGIEILPFNSMKGWNNRFQINFRNHRKLVVTDGRCAWTGGANIGDEYSGGDEDLSPWHDTMVKIQGPAVQTVQVSFFEDWIWASGNELALQWEPAASPAGGNQRVHYIPSGPADAVETCTLYFLQLIHSANRRLWIATPYFVPDEQFITALELAALRGVEVRILVTDQCDSQLVDLSGWAHVERLGALGVRFYRHGDGFMHQKVTLVDDDTATVGSANIDNRSFRLNFEGTVEVRDQAFATKVREMFERDFKKSRLVPVDEPTQRGFFFMLKVRAANLLSPIQ from the coding sequence GTGAAAAATCCATACCCACTCATCAAGAACGCGCTCGCGGAGCGATACCCCCGGCTGGCCGTCATGGCGCGCTATGTCCGCATGCGGCGCAAGCGCTTCGTGGCGCTCTTCCTCTTCGTAGCCCATACGGCGGGCGCGCTCACCTCGGTGCAGGCGCTCATGAATGTGCGCACCGCCCAGGGTGCCACGGCCTGGGTGGTGGCGCTCAATACCTTCCCCTACGTGGCCGTGCCGGCCTACTGGGTCTTCGGTAGGACCAAGTTCCAAGGCTACGTGAGCGAGCGCCGCGGCAGCGATACGAAGTCCGACAGCGTGGTGGCCGGTCTGCGCGACCGTGTGCAGCAGGCCGGGTATCTCGGAGGTGCGCGCGGCAATTCCAGCGATCGCCTGCTCGAGCGCTTGGCCAAGCTGCCCGCCACCACTGCCAATGACGTCCAGCTGCTACGCAACAGCGAGGAGATCTTCCCTTCCATCTTCGAGGGGATCGACCAAGCGAAGGACTACGTCCTCGTCCAATTCTACATCGTGCGGGATGACGAACTGGGGCAGAAGCTGAAAGACCACCTGATCTCCGCACGCGGCCGCGGCGTGCGCGTGCATTTCCTCTACGATGAGATCGGCAGCTACGGCATGCCCGACAAGTATGCCGCGGAAATGAAGAAGTCCGGAATCGAGATCCTGCCCTTCAACTCGATGAAAGGCTGGAACAACCGATTTCAGATCAACTTCCGCAACCACCGCAAGCTCGTGGTCACTGACGGCCGCTGCGCCTGGACCGGCGGCGCGAATATCGGCGACGAGTACAGCGGCGGCGACGAAGACCTCTCCCCCTGGCACGATACCATGGTCAAGATCCAAGGCCCTGCGGTGCAGACCGTGCAGGTCTCCTTCTTCGAGGACTGGATCTGGGCCAGCGGGAACGAGCTGGCTCTACAGTGGGAGCCCGCCGCCTCACCTGCCGGCGGGAACCAGCGCGTGCACTACATACCCAGTGGACCCGCAGATGCCGTGGAAACCTGCACCCTGTACTTTCTCCAGCTCATTCACTCCGCCAATCGCAGGCTCTGGATCGCCACGCCCTACTTCGTGCCCGACGAGCAATTCATCACGGCACTCGAGTTGGCCGCGCTGCGCGGCGTGGAAGTCCGCATCCTGGTCACCGACCAATGCGATAGCCAGTTGGTCGATCTCTCCGGCTGGGCCCACGTGGAGCGGCTCGGCGCTCTCGGCGTGAGATTCTACCGCCACGGCGACGGCTTCATGCACCAGAAGGTCACGCTCGTGGATGACGACACCGCCACGGTCGGCTCCGCAAACATCGACAACCGCTCCTTCCGCTTGAACTTCGAAGGCACGGTGGAGGTGCGGGACCAAGCATTTGCCACCAAGGTCCGTGAAATGTTCGAGCGCGATTTCAAGAAGTCACGACTCGTGCCGGTGGATGAGCCCACCCAGCGCGGCTTCTTCTTCATGCTGAAGGTCCGGGCTGCGAACTTACTCTCGCCGATCCAGTGA